aattagaaaaatctTAAACCCGACCAGttgcatatttttttctttaaacaaattttatttaaattatgcatatttttttctttctaaaaattatctaatttgacttttcattttctaatgcataattaaatatatatatatatatatcatacataatttttttaaatgtaaattttcaatttattctACAATTTCATTTCATGGAGATGATGAAAGATGATAATCTTGAGTCATCTATCAaacatccaaaaataaaattaagagaaatattatatctacaacactttcacaataaatttcaagTGATaagaaagtaattttagtgataTGTTCAtgttaaaaccaataacaacttgctacttaaaatttattatgaaaacttatgaaaatattgtgagtataacacttttttttaaattaaaacataaCTCTATTCTTTTTACTTACTACTAATACTATATAAGTTTAAGGatacaacactttttaatttttacagcTATTGTCATGTTTTTCTGTGACCattgcataataaaaatagtgtaaTAAGCAGTGAACAAAAAGGGAAAATGATGTTGTTAGGGAAAATAATGTTGTTGCAATTAGAAAGTGACATATTACTTTTATGATTAAAATGTGAATATATTGACTCTATTTTACCCTTGGGCCAAGTACGTGCCTAAGTGCTTGGGCCTATTCTGTGTGATGAAAGTCTTGGGCCAAGTACATGCCTAAACTACATTCTCCATTATTAACATCTCCGACCCACTGAGCTCTCTCTAGCTATCTCAACAGAAAATGGAGGCAAATGCGTTAGCACTAATTTTAGTATCTGCTAAttttgaagtgttttttttttttttttttgggttctttggTTGGGATTTGATAACCAGTTCTGAGGCGGTGTATGAACAAGGATGAGCCGCTTATAGATGAGCTTCCAAAGGAGTATTATGatgatgtatgtatgtatgtatgtagtTGTCAATATGCATCAGCTATGGcattcttttcacttttttcttaaatgggtgtctcttatttttcttgttttgctaTGTTGACTGGATGATTGTTCTTTTTTGATTATTGGGTATTCAAATTTATTGATTTCCTGAGATGGGTCCATGGTAGATTTCCCATATATGCCACTAAATCattaatttgtgtgtgtgtgtgtatatatatacataggtATAGTGTTTGTAAAATGGTTAATGGCAGTCTCCGTGTGTAACTGTGCTAAAGGAATTTATTAGAGTGGGTCTTCTTGATTTGTTTTCGAGCTGATAACTAAAGGCCCACTGTCTGCTACACTTAGTCCTGACTAGAgtgttttggaatttttaatacaaattaatTACAGTAATAGAGTGTGTTGGAATCATTTGGCACCACACCAATAAATGGTTTGGTTTGTTTTGACAGTAATCACATATTTGAGATTTATGTGTGCAAAATTACATCATGCAGGGTCATGTTACACTTGAGCCTCTATTACtatgaaaaatattagaatagCTTATGAAGTTAGGCTTGACTCAATATCAGTCAATTGGAAATGCTTTTCTATAACAGCTTTAATGGAATGACTTCATAGCTTACAAATTGAGCAATCTGAGTTTATTGTTTGTGAAATTACAATTGACATGCAGGTTAAAAAGACGAACCTCTTTTCACAGTTGCCTATTACCAGTtataagaaaattgattttgaattatattgcATTGTCCATGTCCTCcagaattaaatttaatttgtagCATTACTGCTTCCCGTTTTATTACTTTCATATATAGCTTAATCCAATgttataattttcttaattcttgaaatattttgttCAGATTATGATCACTCCCTCAATTGAATGGATAACTGGTCCTGATTGATGGGTTTTGGGGCATCGTGTGCATTCTGTATATGACAATATGTTGCCTAAATGTAAAACCCACATTCTTATTATGTTGAACTCATGTAACCTTTAGAAATTGGCACACGCTTGAAAGGGTATCCGGAAGAAGATGTCAGAAAAGCATGGAGATTGGTTTCGAGCTTGATCAGAGCTGCTGAAGAAGTTGAGGAGGTGATCATAAATTACAGTATTCAAGCCTCACAAATTTGCTTAATCTGTCAAGAGATTAAGACTTTAAAATTATGAGAATGTGTTCATTTCTAAAGAGTGCTTTCTGCATACACATGGGTTGATAGAAGTCCTTCTGAAAAGTAAAAGCcctttcctttttccttttttggctGCTTTTGTTTTCATTATGAAGGAAATATTTATGTCTTATATCTAAGGACATCTCATTTCGTTGCTGTCCATACTCATACATCCTTTGTAGCTTGTAGCATTTTCCATAAGTGGGAAGTTGAGTCAAACTATTCATGTAGGATAATTGTGACTATTGATTAACTTTCTTATGTGCAGGAAATTGAGAAAGCTGCCGAGAAAGGAGAACTCAATGAACTTGTTCTAATGGTCATATGGAATCGCCTTGATCTTGCTAGACGCGACGTAAGTTAGTCTTTTGTTGTCTCTAAATTCTGTGTGGCATCTTTTCTTTTAATGCAATGTTGTTGTAGTGTAATGTTTTGCAAACATTTTTTAGTGTGCCAATGTAAATGTTTGCAATCACTGATTATTGTAATGTTCAAACTTGATGGCTGCCTTTATTAATTTCTCTATAGGTGTAGGAGTGTTTATGGCATTTCAGCATTAGTTTCATAAGTCTCAAAGATTTGTAAATACTTATAGaaccaaattttgtttttattattctatttttttttatttaatagaaaatttgtttttacacgagtttgaagaaaataataTGTATCATAGGTTAGAATCTGGAATTTATGAGTATCAAATTCACAACTAATATTTCTCATGAAGGAAAAGTGATGAAGTTACTATGATTAGCTATTTCTTATAAGCAAGGCATCCATGTTGATTAAGGACTCAGATGACAAAGTTACTCTAAATCGCATATTACTTATGATTAtttggagaaaaagaaagctcAAGGTCTTCTTTTAGGAGGTTTCTCTTACTTAGAAATAAGGTATCAAACAAATAGAGAAATTATAGACCATTGAACCTTCAATGTCAATCTGATATCCAACACAATACCTGTAACTTAAGGAAAATCAAGCTCATACTGGTCATGGGTTGAGAAAGGGAATTTAAATCAATATCTAATTTCTCATTGGTCCTCAACAACTCAATGGTAAAGCAGTTGGTTGTTAGCTGACTATTCATAGGTTTTACTACATATGTCTAACAAATAAATATGCTCAAGTCCtcttaatttgtatttttgttttaaggCAAGAATTGGGaacttatttttcctttttagcaTAAGGCTTTGccttgtcctttttttttttttttgttccttgtaAATCTTAATAGTATGAGTTCAGTAGAACTTAATATATGCAgtctctttatctctctctctaatgttGATTTAGAtatttatctcattttccaGGAAGAAAAGGATGCTATAAGAAGTCTTGATCTGTTATATAGAAGGGTTGAGGTATACACTACTTTTCATTTAATAGTGCCATGCTTAAATTCATTTGTTTCAATACACATGGGTTTTAACTTTCAAAACCAAATGCTGAACGTTGTTAAATCTTGTCTGAAATCGTGCTGATTTTTAGTAGAATCCTTACATAATTATTCCAGCCTAGCACATCTTGCACCGTGACACTCCTTTAGGCCCTTTTCATTTTGTAGTTTCCTTTCTTCGTTGCCTTACTTGGGAGAAAACAGAATTATAAGCTTTGaattttacttaatattttagACTGAGATTTTGAAACGGGAGGCTACTCCTGCCATGAGACTGCTCAACAATCTTTTGAATATGCATGATGGGTTTGATGATGAAGGCTGGATGAAGGAATGCAAAAAACGCATGGTTGACACCTTGCTAAGACCATTTAGCATTCTTGTTTCAGCAGGATTTGACATTGATAAGGTATGCTGCAAATATACAAATTATATTTCCTATGGCTTTGATCAAACTACATGATAGCCACAACTAGCATGTTTCTTGTAGAACTCACggatcttttctttttttctttttcatctgtATGATGGTTCCTTTTCTTTTAGCTGTACTGAAGAAATCTATAAGGGTATAGAATGACATATTGGTCAATCTCATAGAAACCTCTCTTGCATGCACACATTCAAGGAATCAGGAGTGGCATCAGGCCACCAGGACAATCTCTGCATGTAGGGACAAGCGCATAACCATTCTTTTTGTGAAGGCacagaatgaaaaattataggAGTTGGTATTGATTGTAGGAAGTACCTAGACTAATTAGAGGAACATTCGCATTTCTCCTTCTTGGGCGGTAAAATAAAAGCATGGCTCTATCATATCCAAGATAATGGAATATTTTTCTAATGAGAGATCACTTAATGTTCAAGATAAAACTAACCAGTCTGGGATTGCTTCATTCAACTTTGGAGCAGATGATATATGTCACAACTAGATCTAATATAAACACTATATCCTATTGGTCAAATtaatttgtgtttgatttgaCTTCATAACGGCTTACTTTTTCCCCAACAGCATCAGGGCCACTTCGACCTCCACTTGAAGCTGATGATACACTTTTAAGGGTAGACTTTGTCAGAGAGGTTAATGCATTGCTACAAGATGTCTGGTATCAACAAACTGAAGCACAACATGGACAAGATTCGTTTGATCCTGAATCTGTTGCGAGTAGGTTGAAGCAACAGGAGAAACAAAGAGCCATACGCCAAGTAGAATCACTGCTGGACCTGGCCATAAATTTGAAATGGTAGCCATACTTTGTCCCTTTTATTGCTAATATGGGGTTTTGTAATCCCAGTTTGCTACATTTGTATGTTGTTCACGGGTTTATTGTAGCATTTGTATTTATTAGGACCTTTGTGCGCTTATATTACAGTTGATCTATAAaagaaattatgtttttttgtgcacaatttcaaattagagttttcttctcctttccttttcttcttttttcaatgaATATAAGTTTCCTTCAACCAAACTGGAAAAATACATGAAAGCTTGCAGCTGTGCAAATCTCATGCAGTTAAAGTACAGCGATACAATGAACTCAAGTAGTGGTTACTTCTTCACTGCTATAAGAACACTGCCAACTCATGCTAAAATTTGTAGTGGCACCCAAAGCAACTAAGACAATGCCTATCTCTCCAGTATTAACATATGAAGAAGCAAGCAATATCAACATGACAAAAATAAGGGGGTGGGTGGGTTGTTGGTAGGGGAAATGAAAGAAGTATCGAGTGGACTTATCTTTtgcccattaaaaataaaaacaatcccAATTCCCCTCTCTTGACTGGGCTTATGTCCATCTAATATTGAACTTATTAGTGGCTGACCAAAAATGAGGCCTATAACTTGAGGCTGAAAGGGTATTTTCCTGTCTGTAAATTATCCTAATTGTCCCAAGATTAATTCACAAAAGCTACCCTTCTCAAAACCAATAACCAAGATTGCTGCATCTCTAACTGAAATCAAATTCTTCCTTCACCGAGCAAAATAAAGACAAGTGCATGAGTTTGCATTCCTTAAATTGAACACAACTTATAGTCGAGATTAAATGAACCAAACTAAAGATGAATAATTGAGTTAGTGGTTAATTACTATTATCTTTCATGCAAACAAAGCCCCAATCTTGAGAAATTGAGGCAATTTATAGCTATGGCTGATTTAGATAATGGGTTACAATAATAGAGAGTTAAAACCTGCTATTATTGTTATGCAagcaaaaataatagtaatacaCCACATCCACATATAAGAATATTATCACCATCTTCTTAGCTGTTAAACAGTCTTCCAATCACAAAAGCTACCCTTCTCAAAACCATATTGCTTCATGCATCGTTACACTGACATCAAATTCCCCCATCACCAAGCAAATTAGGACAAGTGCATGGGTGTGAATTAAATTGAACAATACTTGTATAACATGATCATCCAAAAGTTAAGATTCAATGAACTAAACTAAAGACGAATATTTGAGTTAGTGGTTCATTACTATTGTCGTTCATGCAAACAAAGCCccaaccttgtgaaaattgaggCAATATATAGCAATGGCTGGTCATTGCTTTTAGTTGATGGGTTACAATAATAGAGAGTTAGAGCTTGCTATTATTGTTATGCAACAAAACCTCAATCTAAGAAAGATTGTCTGTATGAATGTAACCAGAAAATTGATTGTCCAAGCAAGATTAAAAATATGCACATCACTAAACTATGAAAACAGTGCTTTGATGCCTTCAAACTCAAATGGACATGCATGTGAGATGATTATCATTcagttaaattttaaaataaaaatgtttttaagcAATTGAATTTTGAACTGCTTACTATAGTTTACTCAAATATCTCTACAGCGTTAGGACTTAGGATTTAACATAACAAGAATTGTTTTTATAATCTTGATTACAGAGGTTCTGCAATTAAGGCTACATCATGCTTTGATTCCAGATGGATGTAACACATGGAACTTAGGAAGTTGCAATAGAAATTAAGTAATGACCAacaaagacaagaaaatattttacatcaagaaaaaggtattatgaaaaattataatctatatattttttttctttccttttggaaTGGAAGATACTAAACAAGAATATAGAATCTCTCTTTTAACTTTAGAAGGCATAGCATCAACCAGAGAGGTCCAATAAAACTTACTacttcaaaaaaacaaaaacaaaatgacagTTTTAATCAAAGTAACAAGTGCAAGGGTGTGTATTAAATTGAACACAACTTATATAACACGATCATCTAACATCAAGTTAAAGATTCAATGAACCAAACTAAAGAAGAATATTGAGTTAGTGGGTAATTACTATTATTGTCCATGCAAACAAAGCCCCCCAATCTTGAGAAGATTGAGGCAATTTGACTATTTTTGTTATGCAATCAAAGCCTCAATGTAGGAAAGATTAGCAAATTTCACTATAAATTTCAGgcctctgtttctctctctctctcaagtctcaactcaCCTATCTTCTTCTTTGCATTCTTCACATCTCCATTGTGAAAACATGTCCTCAAGTGAGCCAAACTTGGGCAGCTGGAGCTTCCTCCAAGCTAAAACGGACAACAATTCCCACACTACCGCAGAAATCTTAGGTGATGATACAGGTGCGGTTGTCcctgaaaacaaaaaaattagtactGAAAAGAATTCTCAAAAAAAGCAGAAGCAagtttcatcttcttcatcaaaGAAGAATGATGAAGAATGTAGGAGTAGTAGTTTCCCACCACTGTTGAGCTCAAGTGCTGTGCTGTGTATTGTGCCTCATAGCAAAGGTGGTCGCCTCATTCTTCAAGCTGTGCCTAtccatgaagaagaagaagacaaagctGAAGAAAAGTGAATTTTAGTAATGAATTAAAGCTAGCTTTATGTAGTATAGTCTAGCGGGTTCATGTGAGAAGAGTTTCCTTGTTATGTTTAACTTTCTAGTTTGTTTACTTAAGTTATGATGTATTAAGTATTATCTGTCAGTTATGGTATTATGGTTATTTGACATAGTAGTCAAAATTGTCGTCCATGTGTTAATGCATTGCAATGCTCTGTTTTTGTACTCTAAACAAAGCAAATTCTCTGTTCAgttttgtaagagaagagttCTGTAACAGACTTAAACGACACCATTTCAGTTGAAACATAGTTAAGTAAGACACGTGGCATGGTAAAGTTAAACAGAAACAGCATTGTTCAGCTGTAAATCTCTTCATTATTTGAAATTCTGTTATAAGCCTAAAGGAATAAAGCTGTGGTCACTTCTACCACACTTCTTAAAGAGTTCACAGAGCTTAGTGGATGTGACAATCAATGGCCCATTCCAAACTCCCCCACAATAAAAGTTGAGGTTCCATGATGTTACACCATCTCTACAACACAAATGCTAGTAACAAATTATGTTTGAGTGCTTACTGTATCATGATTAACAAGGAGCATGTAATGAATCAAAACTCCTAAACCATCATCTGCAATTTTTATATAGTACTACATTTTTCAAGCTTCATCTAATAA
This portion of the Castanea sativa cultivar Marrone di Chiusa Pesio chromosome 7, ASM4071231v1 genome encodes:
- the LOC142642682 gene encoding protein PALE CRESS, chloroplastic-like isoform X1, which encodes MVIWNRLDLARRDEEKDAIRSLDLLYRRVETEILKREATPAMRLLNNLLNMHDGFDDEGWMKECKKRMVDTLLRPFSILVSAGFDIDKHQGHFDLHLKLMIHF
- the LOC142642682 gene encoding protein PALE CRESS, chloroplastic-like isoform X2; this translates as MVIWNRLDLARRDEEKDAIRSLDLLYRRVETEILKREATPAMRLLNNLLNMHDGFDDEGWMKECKKRMVDTLLRPFSILVSAGFDIDKLY